The Halomicronema hongdechloris C2206 genome includes a window with the following:
- a CDS encoding DUF3038 domain-containing protein: protein MQVDSPPAESTPFLIDSLPDPRLPGHNICPRRTRVQIDLLLLSIEALDLGGSGAMLTTAEQLELQSLIKGRVHLWLLRSTNPMRRYSQRRPLSLAEAKALVIIIGHLARRLTVLIRQLLLGYQQLSDKQLSLDHHFRLADYLSRFRAHFRARMNPRRAGVLAYSTDAKLDDLALTMLAKLLLCTGARGTQRLWSSLFDGEVV, encoded by the coding sequence ATGCAAGTCGATAGTCCACCTGCAGAATCAACACCATTTCTCATCGATTCTCTTCCCGATCCACGGTTGCCGGGTCATAACATCTGTCCCCGGCGGACTCGGGTGCAGATTGATCTGTTGCTGCTGAGCATCGAAGCGCTGGACCTGGGTGGGTCTGGGGCAATGCTGACGACGGCGGAGCAATTGGAGTTGCAGAGCTTGATTAAGGGGCGGGTGCATCTGTGGTTGTTGCGCAGCACCAATCCGATGCGACGGTATAGTCAACGCCGACCCCTGAGTCTGGCCGAAGCTAAGGCTTTAGTGATTATTATCGGGCATCTGGCCCGGCGCCTCACGGTGTTGATTCGACAGCTCTTGCTGGGCTATCAACAGCTTAGTGACAAGCAACTCTCGTTGGATCATCATTTTCGCTTGGCCGATTACCTCAGCCGGTTTCGGGCCCATTTTAGGGCGCGCATGAACCCGCGGCGAGCCGGGGTGCTAGCCTACAGTACGGATGCGAAGTTGGATGATTTAGCGTTGACTATGCTGGCGAAATTACTGCTCTGCACGGGAGCTCGGGGAACTCAACGGCTCTGGAGCAGTCTCTTTGATGGGGAGGTGGTATGA
- a CDS encoding DUF4335 domain-containing protein, which translates to MTLKRRYTLPNCNLIVEGLSLEQGGEAALLSAVINAECHLAGVPEPLTGGREFLEALVKAVNRYGQTMLSDVLVPPRPGEAPSLVELKPGEGPYHHLIVRSHPDPEATDDTAKPPRDIQLSTVQFFDLMEAVDQLQADTQTLPDLSLDLQPISRRRVKPPEPATKRLAPAMIGASAFAAAAVALFFVPPPEFEPSRSREQTEATSPTATPDGTNEEASNGDPPSDSSDSDPLTTSQPITDPETLATLRESLVEQLTAAWAPPEDLSDALIFRVSVSAAGDILGYKYENQLAVDRGDDTPLPDLTYVPVEGDEPIDEPVALFRITFLPNGDVSASPLEDTAATTPAVLSDTITTPITTGPDIRRLNRDLYDQMQASWDSGDLDQDLAYRVRLSEDGTLVGYEAVDQAAAAALVQTPLPELKDAADPVTSSTPQADFRVVFTANGELQVSPWDGWPSE; encoded by the coding sequence ATGACCTTAAAGCGCCGGTATACCTTGCCCAATTGTAATTTGATCGTAGAAGGGCTGAGCCTAGAGCAGGGGGGAGAGGCTGCCCTATTGTCGGCAGTGATCAATGCGGAGTGCCACCTGGCCGGAGTGCCAGAACCGTTAACCGGCGGCCGGGAGTTCTTAGAGGCGTTGGTGAAGGCGGTGAACCGCTACGGCCAAACCATGCTCAGTGATGTGTTGGTGCCGCCGCGTCCCGGTGAGGCGCCTTCCTTGGTGGAGCTGAAGCCGGGAGAGGGACCTTATCATCATCTGATTGTGCGATCGCATCCCGACCCCGAGGCCACAGACGACACGGCTAAACCTCCTCGGGACATTCAGCTCTCGACGGTACAATTCTTCGACCTGATGGAAGCGGTCGATCAGTTACAGGCCGATACCCAAACCCTGCCCGATCTGAGCCTAGACCTGCAGCCCATTTCTCGACGACGGGTAAAACCGCCGGAACCGGCGACAAAGCGCTTGGCTCCAGCCATGATCGGGGCCTCAGCCTTTGCTGCCGCCGCCGTCGCTCTATTCTTTGTGCCCCCCCCCGAGTTCGAACCCAGCCGCTCTAGGGAGCAGACGGAAGCAACCTCTCCCACCGCGACGCCTGATGGCACCAATGAGGAGGCCAGCAACGGGGATCCCCCTAGTGACAGTAGCGATAGTGATCCCCTTACCACCAGCCAGCCAATCACCGATCCAGAGACCCTGGCGACCCTAAGAGAATCCCTAGTGGAACAGCTGACGGCTGCCTGGGCTCCCCCGGAAGATCTCTCGGATGCCCTGATCTTTCGTGTCTCGGTCTCGGCTGCCGGAGATATCCTAGGCTACAAATACGAGAACCAACTAGCGGTGGATCGAGGCGACGATACTCCCTTACCTGATCTGACCTATGTGCCTGTGGAAGGTGACGAGCCCATTGATGAGCCCGTCGCCCTGTTCCGCATCACCTTCTTACCCAACGGCGACGTCAGCGCCAGCCCTCTGGAGGACACGGCTGCCACCACCCCAGCCGTCCTATCAGACACCATTACCACCCCAATCACCACCGGCCCAGACATTCGCCGCCTCAATCGCGACCTGTATGACCAGATGCAGGCCAGCTGGGACTCTGGGGATCTAGACCAGGACCTAGCCTATCGAGTCCGTCTCAGCGAGGACGGCACCCTAGTCGGCTACGAAGCCGTAGACCAAGCGGCAGCAGCGGCCTTAGTGCAAACCCCGCTCCCGGAGTTAAAGGACGCGGCAGATCCCGTCACCTCCTCTACTCCCCAAGCAGATTTCCGGGTGGTGTTTACTGCTAATGGCGAATTACAGGTCAGTCCCTGGGATGGCTGGCCCAGCGAATAA
- a CDS encoding OmpA family protein, translating into MKNRLSDLEEQLGQSPSRAPLEMRLRSLQQQLNPPDTEADTAAPTPTSETSAPTVASPQAQDPLFRLATYRVTLPADLLFAIDQATLQPNARPLLDTILPDLSRYQGATILIGSHTDDTLSAEESRQLTFQQAMAIRSYFTERLGQDYHWVAVGYGHSQPLVAAADELGQQRNRRVEIAILLP; encoded by the coding sequence ATGAAGAATCGGCTCTCCGACTTGGAAGAGCAATTGGGTCAATCCCCTTCCCGGGCTCCCTTGGAGATGCGACTGCGGTCGCTGCAACAGCAGTTGAATCCCCCTGACACCGAAGCAGATACGGCTGCTCCTACTCCTACCTCTGAAACATCTGCCCCTACTGTCGCTTCTCCCCAAGCGCAGGACCCCCTGTTTCGCTTGGCTACCTACCGAGTCACCCTGCCCGCCGACCTACTCTTTGCCATTGACCAGGCTACCCTACAACCCAATGCCCGCCCCCTGCTCGATACCATCCTGCCAGACTTGAGCCGCTATCAAGGGGCTACGATCTTGATCGGCAGCCATACCGACGACACCCTGTCCGCTGAGGAAAGTCGGCAACTGACCTTTCAACAAGCCATGGCCATTCGCAGCTACTTCACCGAGCGCCTGGGCCAGGACTACCATTGGGTGGCCGTCGGTTACGGCCACAGCCAACCCCTAGTGGCAGCGGCAGATGAGTTGGGCCAACAGCGCAACCGCCGAGTCGAGATCGCCATTCTATTACCCTAG